A single genomic interval of Acaryochloris thomasi RCC1774 harbors:
- a CDS encoding ArsR/SmtB family transcription factor — MPQAYAPPSTLISNGFRALADPLRVHVLELLRQQELCVGELCESLNTSQSKLSFHLKVLKDAELVHNRHEGRWIYYSLNLPQFVVLEQYLAEYRRFAEMLPSHIYQTASKTHETL; from the coding sequence ATGCCACAAGCCTACGCTCCGCCGTCCACTTTGATCTCTAACGGTTTTCGTGCCCTTGCCGACCCCTTACGAGTGCATGTTCTCGAACTGCTCCGCCAACAGGAGCTATGTGTCGGCGAACTCTGTGAGTCGTTAAATACAAGCCAATCGAAGCTCTCTTTCCATCTTAAAGTCCTCAAAGATGCGGAGCTAGTCCACAATCGCCACGAGGGCCGCTGGATTTATTACAGTCTCAATCTGCCTCAATTTGTTGTTCTAGAGCAGTATCTGGCTGAGTATCGTCGGTTCGCTGAAATGCTACCGTCTCACATTTATCAGACGGCCAGTAAAACTCATGAAACGCTCTAA
- a CDS encoding SirB1 family protein: MEFPQARQRLHQLIQSSTFDLAEAALCIAQEEYPDLEIETYLTTLDSMAAEIRTRLPDVAYPLRVIQAINSYLFDELGYVGNQKNYYDPRNSFLNDVINRRMGIPLTLSLVYLEIARRIDFPMVGVNFPGHFLIRPERDDIDFHVDPFNRGDVLFAQDCENRLMQLYGQPLELEARFIQTVTPQQFLTRMLMNLKQIYLHLKQLEKSLAVSERIILINPQSEELRDRGLLYYQLGHWAAARQDFTDYLDLYPLSKDKSLINQLLDQMDKGV, translated from the coding sequence ATGGAATTTCCTCAAGCTCGTCAGCGGCTCCATCAACTCATACAAAGCTCTACTTTTGATCTAGCAGAGGCGGCTCTCTGCATTGCTCAAGAGGAATATCCTGATCTAGAGATCGAGACTTACCTCACGACTCTCGATAGCATGGCGGCAGAGATTCGAACGCGCTTACCTGATGTCGCCTATCCGCTGCGGGTCATTCAGGCGATTAATAGCTATCTGTTCGACGAATTGGGCTACGTCGGCAATCAGAAAAATTACTATGACCCTCGCAACAGCTTCTTAAATGACGTGATTAATCGGCGCATGGGCATCCCGCTAACGCTATCGCTGGTTTATCTTGAAATTGCCCGCCGTATTGATTTCCCGATGGTGGGAGTTAACTTCCCTGGACATTTTTTGATTCGGCCTGAGCGGGATGATATTGACTTCCATGTCGATCCGTTTAATCGCGGTGATGTCCTCTTTGCCCAAGATTGTGAAAACCGGCTCATGCAACTTTATGGTCAGCCACTAGAGCTAGAGGCAAGGTTTATCCAAACAGTTACCCCACAGCAGTTTTTGACCCGGATGCTTATGAATCTCAAGCAGATTTATCTCCATCTGAAACAACTGGAAAAAAGCTTGGCCGTCTCTGAGCGAATTATCTTAATCAATCCTCAAAGTGAAGAGCTGCGAGATCGCGGTCTTCTCTACTATCAGCTAGGCCATTGGGCCGCTGCACGGCAGGACTTTACAGACTATTTAGATCTATATCCATTATCAAAAGATAAATCTTTAATCAATCAGTTGCTAGATCAGATGGATAAAGGTGTATAA
- a CDS encoding lysophospholipid acyltransferase family protein, protein MRPNRFDASKPGWTLDLRDPKTIQAQLPVWEWFYRYYFRVQTSGWQHVPKQGPTLVVGSHNGGMAAPDLHMFLYSWFQHFGTERLAYGLLHPGMWKGFAALNPEMNQLFARMGAVVAHPKMAIAALRAEASVLVFPGGAQDVFRPHCDRNKIHFAGRMGFIKLALREQVPIVPVISHGAHDTLFVLTDIYDRVRQLHDWGMPWFLGIDPTVFPIYLGLPWGVGLGPLMNIPLPAQIHIRVCPPIYFDRYGPEAARDRTYVAACYQTVQTKMQQALDELVAECE, encoded by the coding sequence GTGAGACCTAATCGCTTCGATGCTTCTAAGCCTGGATGGACTCTCGATTTACGAGACCCCAAGACGATTCAAGCTCAATTGCCGGTATGGGAATGGTTTTACCGCTACTATTTCCGAGTTCAAACCAGCGGCTGGCAGCATGTTCCCAAGCAAGGTCCAACCTTGGTCGTTGGTTCCCATAACGGCGGGATGGCGGCTCCTGATCTGCATATGTTTCTGTATAGCTGGTTCCAGCATTTCGGCACTGAACGGTTGGCCTATGGTTTGCTGCATCCTGGCATGTGGAAAGGGTTCGCAGCTCTGAACCCAGAGATGAATCAACTGTTTGCGCGGATGGGAGCTGTGGTGGCTCATCCTAAAATGGCGATTGCGGCGCTGCGGGCTGAGGCGAGCGTCCTTGTGTTCCCTGGCGGCGCTCAGGATGTGTTTCGGCCCCATTGCGATCGCAACAAAATTCACTTTGCGGGACGGATGGGCTTCATCAAACTAGCGCTGCGAGAGCAGGTTCCCATCGTGCCGGTTATTTCCCACGGTGCCCACGATACTCTGTTTGTGCTGACTGATATCTATGACAGGGTTCGGCAACTCCATGATTGGGGGATGCCGTGGTTTTTGGGGATTGATCCTACCGTGTTCCCGATTTATCTGGGGCTACCGTGGGGGGTTGGCCTGGGACCGCTGATGAATATTCCACTCCCCGCTCAGATTCATATTCGGGTCTGTCCGCCTATTTATTTCGATCGGTATGGACCTGAAGCTGCTCGCGATCGCACCTATGTTGCAGCCTGTTATCAAACTGTACAGACAAAAATGCAGCAAGCCCTGGATGAATTGGTTGCTGAGTGTGAATGA
- a CDS encoding CHAT domain-containing protein, translated as MTSVVLLAEPQPAWGQLKGRQELQIRTEQLIEQAVLSRDKQEYRDALALFERVLTSTQRLNDKPFNLIAFSNIGYIYAALGENQKALKYFKRSLRLSQAAEGQQQEATTLNNIGYVYAAIGENQNALEHFNQALPLSRAIGDRRGEATTLSNFGLVYGALGENQKALEHYNQALPLFRSVGDRHGEATTLNNIGLVYAALGENQKALWHYNQSLLLFRAVGNRGGEATTLNNIGLGYAALGENQKALWYYGQSLPLSNVVGNQRGEAGALNNIGYSYAALGDNQKALKYFYQALPLSRAVGDRSGEATALNNIGLSYATLAKYKKALKYYRQSLPLSRAVGDRRLEAATLNNLGVLLASQKQPLLAIIFYKQSINITESLRADISNLAQDVQQSFTNSISSRYRRLANLLLQQDRIIEAQQVLDLLKLQELDEYFGDVRGNLETQKGVTVQRSEKAILDKFNEFQSAIELGAELAELRNVPLAERTEAQMRRLTELIAFEEAINADFNEFTQSKTVKKALKQLNRTAQHRTVALDELDALRANLGKLNAVLLYPFILEDRLELIITTSNSAPLRRVVPVSREQLNQAIVDFRLALEDRKSSNVQRLANKLYEWLIQPIEADLQQANAEVIIYAPDRQLRYIPLSALHDGEQWLVQRLQVNNITAKSLSNLESQLDSNLNVLAGAFVQGQYRFNIGSQSYSYSGLRYAGEEVTQLAAMIPDTTQYRDKAFSKVTFQSLMNEYQIVHFATHSTFLPGQPEDSFILFGNGDRATLREIGNWSLFNVDLVVLSACGTALGGQLGNGDEILGLGYQFQNRGAKATIASLWSVDDRGTLQLMSALYDNLKNGGISKTEALQQAKIDLITGKNILNAVVNENQSITDSGDLPKPYNYLKHPYYWAPFILIGNGL; from the coding sequence GTGACGTCAGTAGTACTTTTGGCTGAACCTCAGCCAGCCTGGGGACAACTGAAAGGGCGACAGGAGCTGCAGATAAGAACAGAGCAACTAATCGAACAAGCTGTTTTGTCTCGGGACAAGCAAGAGTATCGTGATGCACTCGCTCTTTTCGAAAGAGTATTGACTTCAACTCAGAGGCTAAATGATAAACCCTTCAACCTGATCGCGTTCTCTAACATTGGTTATATCTACGCTGCTCTAGGTGAAAATCAAAAAGCTTTAAAGTATTTCAAGCGATCGTTGCGTCTTTCTCAAGCCGCCGAGGGGCAACAACAAGAAGCAACTACTCTCAATAATATTGGTTATGTCTACGCAGCTATAGGTGAAAATCAAAATGCTCTGGAGCACTTTAACCAAGCGCTCCCATTATCTAGGGCTATAGGTGACCGTCGTGGAGAAGCGACCACCCTAAGTAATTTTGGATTGGTCTATGGTGCTTTAGGTGAGAACCAGAAGGCTCTGGAGCACTATAACCAAGCGCTACCGTTGTTCAGAAGTGTAGGGGATCGTCATGGAGAAGCAACAACCCTCAACAATATTGGTTTAGTCTATGCTGCTCTCGGCGAAAATCAGAAAGCCCTATGGCACTATAACCAATCGCTTCTTCTATTTAGAGCTGTGGGCAATCGCGGAGGAGAAGCAACAACCCTTAATAATATTGGTTTGGGCTACGCTGCTCTCGGCGAAAATCAGAAAGCCCTATGGTACTACGGCCAATCGCTGCCGTTATCGAATGTTGTGGGCAACCAACGCGGGGAAGCTGGAGCCTTAAACAATATTGGTTATTCCTATGCTGCTCTTGGTGATAATCAGAAGGCCCTGAAGTACTTTTACCAAGCATTACCTTTATCGAGAGCTGTGGGTGATCGCAGCGGCGAGGCAACCGCCCTTAATAATATCGGCCTGAGCTACGCTACGTTGGCTAAATACAAGAAGGCTCTGAAGTACTATCGCCAGTCACTCCCATTGTCTAGAGCCGTAGGTGACCGACGTCTTGAGGCGGCTACTCTGAATAATCTAGGGGTTCTCCTTGCTAGTCAAAAGCAGCCCTTACTTGCGATTATCTTCTATAAACAGTCGATCAACATCACTGAGTCACTTCGCGCAGATATCAGTAATCTTGCTCAAGATGTTCAGCAATCGTTCACTAACTCTATTTCTTCTCGGTATCGCCGTCTTGCTAATCTTCTTCTTCAACAGGACCGGATCATAGAAGCTCAACAAGTGCTTGACCTACTTAAGCTCCAAGAACTTGACGAGTATTTTGGAGATGTTAGAGGCAATCTTGAAACGCAGAAAGGTGTCACGGTTCAGCGCTCTGAAAAAGCTATCCTTGACAAATTTAATGAGTTTCAAAGTGCGATCGAATTAGGTGCTGAGCTAGCAGAATTGCGTAATGTTCCTCTCGCAGAACGGACTGAAGCTCAGATGCGCCGCCTCACAGAGTTGATCGCATTTGAAGAAGCTATCAATGCAGACTTTAATGAGTTTACACAAAGTAAAACTGTCAAAAAAGCTCTCAAGCAACTTAACAGAACAGCTCAGCATCGAACTGTTGCTCTGGATGAACTTGATGCTCTTAGAGCAAACCTAGGAAAGCTAAATGCTGTTTTGCTTTATCCATTTATTCTTGAAGATCGCTTAGAGCTGATTATCACAACGTCAAATAGCGCACCTCTACGACGTGTTGTACCCGTGTCCCGAGAACAACTAAATCAAGCTATCGTTGACTTTCGCTTAGCTCTCGAAGATCGTAAAAGTTCAAATGTTCAACGCCTTGCCAACAAGCTTTATGAGTGGTTAATACAGCCTATTGAAGCTGATCTGCAACAGGCCAATGCAGAAGTGATTATCTATGCTCCTGATCGACAGTTGCGCTATATTCCTCTTTCCGCGCTTCATGATGGCGAGCAATGGTTAGTCCAGCGATTGCAAGTCAATAACATTACGGCCAAGTCCTTGAGTAATCTGGAGTCACAGTTAGATTCAAACCTCAACGTCCTTGCTGGCGCATTTGTGCAAGGGCAGTATCGGTTTAATATTGGCTCACAGAGTTACAGTTACTCGGGTCTCCGCTATGCCGGTGAGGAAGTAACTCAATTGGCTGCGATGATTCCCGATACGACCCAATACCGGGACAAGGCTTTTAGCAAAGTTACGTTCCAATCACTGATGAACGAATATCAGATTGTCCATTTTGCAACTCATTCAACATTCTTGCCAGGTCAACCTGAAGATTCATTCATTTTGTTTGGCAATGGTGATCGTGCAACTCTTCGTGAGATTGGTAATTGGTCATTATTCAACGTTGATTTAGTTGTCCTCAGTGCCTGCGGAACGGCCCTTGGCGGTCAATTAGGGAATGGTGATGAGATCTTAGGGCTTGGCTATCAATTTCAAAATCGGGGTGCAAAGGCAACGATTGCTTCTCTTTGGTCGGTCGACGATCGCGGAACACTGCAGCTAATGAGTGCTTTGTATGACAACCTCAAGAATGGTGGAATATCTAAAACAGAAGCATTACAACAAGCCAAGATTGATCTAATTACAGGAAAGAATATACTGAATGCTGTGGTGAATGAAAATCAGTCCATTACTGATTCTGGTGACTTACCAAAGCCGTATAACTATCTCAAGCATCCTTATTATTGGGCACCATTTATCTTGATTGGGAATGGTTTATGA
- a CDS encoding D-alanyl-D-alanine carboxypeptidase — protein sequence MLQLLSLGLLPLWLETANILQPPEIAIQQPLDLLMINHPDRGVETVIDDYLANLEQQGFSSQNQGIWLQTSDQLLAYHGADQPLSGASLTKVATTLAALKTWTLDHQFVTDVSVTGPIQQGVLQGDLIIHGGNDPLFVGGEAIGLGAVLNQLGIQQIAGNLVISGPFVMEFQSNPQQSGQLLLNGFNGQVLPGDPKYPKYNLSTAAVPLPKISLKGRIVAGSSQRKGQVIVQHRSLPMLEILKQLNVHSNNHVADQLAQLMGGSSVVVQKVAAEGIPAQEVLLINGSGLGQDNRVSPRAVAGLFQAIERHLQPQNLTVADLFPVAGRDFGTIKERNLPAAAVVKTGTLWNVSALAGVLPTRKYGPVWFTVINGGPSNTEGFRQAQDRFLQTLSQRWGRTDRSVWTAPTRTHQFGEPERNQVLKP from the coding sequence ATGCTGCAACTGCTCAGTCTTGGCCTCTTGCCCCTGTGGCTCGAAACCGCGAATATCTTACAGCCTCCTGAAATTGCGATTCAACAGCCGCTCGATCTGCTGATGATTAATCATCCTGATCGAGGCGTCGAAACTGTTATTGACGACTATCTTGCCAATCTAGAGCAGCAGGGCTTCTCTTCGCAGAATCAGGGCATTTGGCTTCAGACCTCCGATCAGCTTTTGGCCTACCACGGAGCCGATCAGCCTTTGTCAGGGGCCTCGCTGACCAAGGTTGCTACGACTCTTGCGGCCCTCAAAACCTGGACGTTAGATCATCAGTTTGTCACCGACGTTAGCGTCACTGGTCCCATCCAGCAGGGCGTGCTGCAGGGGGATTTAATAATTCACGGTGGCAACGATCCCCTTTTTGTGGGAGGAGAAGCTATTGGCCTAGGTGCTGTCCTCAATCAGCTTGGGATTCAGCAAATTGCCGGGAACCTCGTGATCTCTGGTCCGTTCGTCATGGAATTTCAGAGCAACCCGCAACAGTCAGGACAGCTCTTGCTGAATGGATTCAATGGTCAAGTACTGCCGGGTGATCCAAAATATCCTAAATATAATCTTTCTACTGCTGCGGTTCCCCTCCCTAAAATTAGCCTTAAGGGCCGCATTGTAGCGGGCAGCAGCCAACGAAAGGGGCAGGTCATTGTGCAGCACCGATCTTTGCCGATGCTCGAAATTTTGAAGCAGCTCAACGTCCACAGTAACAATCACGTTGCCGACCAGCTGGCACAACTGATGGGTGGGTCATCTGTGGTGGTGCAGAAAGTCGCGGCTGAAGGTATTCCTGCCCAAGAGGTGCTCTTAATCAATGGCTCCGGCCTTGGGCAAGACAATCGAGTGTCGCCCCGAGCAGTGGCAGGACTTTTTCAAGCGATTGAGCGCCATCTGCAGCCCCAAAATCTGACGGTTGCCGATCTATTCCCGGTGGCGGGGCGTGATTTTGGCACGATTAAAGAGCGCAACCTCCCGGCCGCAGCGGTGGTCAAGACCGGAACGCTATGGAACGTCAGTGCCCTAGCGGGGGTTTTGCCCACGCGTAAATATGGTCCCGTCTGGTTCACGGTTATTAACGGCGGTCCCAGCAATACTGAAGGCTTTCGCCAAGCGCAGGATCGCTTTTTGCAGACCCTCAGCCAGCGCTGGGGGCGTACAGATCGATCGGTATGGACAGCCCCAACCCGCACTCATCAGTTTGGAGAGCCAGAGCGCAATCAAGTGTTGAAGCCCTGA
- a CDS encoding Dps family protein — protein MRSINIGLTEEQRHGVMQLLNQDLADMYLLVIKTKKYHWDVVGPQFRTLHQLWEEHYSALGLNIDACAERIRALGGYPVGTAKDFIELATIKEHSGDLPSATEMVSRLVEDHEMIIRNLRGHIDQCGQSFHDEGTADFLTGLMEAHEEMAWMLRSFIEGQSLESSGARPRSEIQVPAGVS, from the coding sequence ATGCGTTCCATTAATATTGGCCTTACTGAAGAGCAGCGTCACGGCGTCATGCAGCTTCTCAATCAGGATCTAGCGGATATGTATCTGCTGGTGATCAAAACCAAGAAATATCATTGGGATGTCGTCGGGCCACAGTTTAGAACTTTGCACCAGCTTTGGGAAGAACACTACAGCGCCCTGGGCTTGAACATTGACGCCTGCGCAGAGCGTATTCGTGCTTTAGGCGGCTATCCTGTCGGTACCGCGAAGGACTTCATTGAGCTGGCCACCATTAAAGAACACTCAGGCGATTTGCCGTCTGCAACTGAAATGGTCTCTCGCTTGGTCGAAGATCATGAAATGATTATCCGTAACTTAAGAGGTCATATTGACCAGTGCGGTCAGTCCTTCCATGACGAAGGGACAGCAGATTTTCTCACCGGTCTAATGGAAGCCCATGAGGAAATGGCTTGGATGCTGCGTTCCTTTATCGAAGGACAATCGCTGGAATCAAGTGGCGCGCGGCCTCGATCAGAAATTCAGGTTCCTGCTGGTGTGAGCTAA
- a CDS encoding ABC1 kinase family protein, giving the protein MISGLTQTTSRQRDIVEVVFRNGWDYMRQLLTGGKAGTPDLPTPAVLRNILVDLGPVYVKLGQLLSTRPDILPASYIEVLSTLQSEVPPVSWVEIETLIRQELPGSLNQTFTQINPQPIAAGSIGQIHRAKLTNGQEVVLKVQRPGIDAVVDQDIALIRSLAELASRTDLGKDYDLQATAEEFTEALLNELDFRLEARHTDQLRANMSESRWFDSKQLVLPKIYWECSTKKLLVMEWLDGESLLTVKSAQIKAGGITDEKRREVTTLLFRAFLQQFYIDGFFHADPHPGNLFYLRDGRVALLDCGMVGRIDPNTQQILTELLLAIVDIDAQRCAQLTLQLAESKRTANLASLEVDFERLLRKYYNRSLAEINLGEVLFETLQVARENKLKLPGNIGLYVKALANLEGAARTFDPKFNVLDEVKPLMGDLFRRQLIGEEPIPTLLRTALDLKGLTLRSPRLAELLLDRVTSETLQWNINLGGGLESLPATQADAANRLSFSILVGSLIVGAALISSTEMTAIYWLSNTLFAVASFLGLWLIISILRSGQLR; this is encoded by the coding sequence GTGATATCGGGTTTAACGCAAACGACCTCTCGTCAACGAGATATTGTCGAAGTTGTTTTCCGCAACGGCTGGGACTACATGCGGCAGTTGCTGACCGGTGGCAAAGCCGGAACACCAGATCTGCCCACACCGGCTGTCCTTCGCAACATCTTGGTCGACCTCGGCCCTGTGTACGTCAAGCTCGGGCAGTTGCTGAGCACCCGCCCAGATATCTTACCCGCGAGCTATATTGAGGTTCTCTCAACGCTGCAGAGCGAGGTGCCGCCGGTCTCTTGGGTTGAGATCGAGACTCTGATCCGTCAAGAGCTTCCTGGATCTTTGAATCAAACCTTTACTCAAATTAATCCGCAGCCCATTGCAGCCGGATCTATTGGACAGATTCATCGCGCTAAGTTGACCAATGGTCAAGAGGTTGTGCTGAAGGTGCAGCGACCTGGAATTGATGCCGTTGTCGACCAAGATATCGCCTTGATTCGGAGTTTAGCTGAGCTGGCCAGCCGCACGGACTTGGGTAAAGACTACGACCTACAGGCAACTGCGGAGGAATTTACTGAAGCACTGCTCAACGAGCTTGATTTCAGGTTAGAGGCCCGCCACACCGATCAGCTGCGTGCCAATATGTCTGAGAGCCGCTGGTTTGACTCGAAGCAACTGGTGCTCCCCAAGATTTATTGGGAGTGCAGCACAAAAAAGCTACTGGTAATGGAGTGGCTCGATGGTGAATCGCTGCTGACCGTGAAGTCGGCCCAGATCAAAGCTGGGGGCATTACGGATGAAAAGCGCCGTGAGGTAACGACGCTGCTGTTTCGGGCTTTTCTGCAGCAGTTTTACATCGATGGTTTTTTCCACGCTGATCCTCATCCAGGGAACTTGTTCTATTTGCGGGACGGTCGGGTGGCGCTGCTGGACTGCGGGATGGTGGGTCGAATTGATCCAAATACGCAGCAAATTTTAACGGAGCTGCTGCTGGCCATTGTGGATATTGATGCCCAGCGGTGTGCCCAGCTAACGCTCCAGCTCGCTGAGTCTAAGCGAACGGCAAATCTAGCGAGTTTAGAGGTCGATTTTGAGCGGCTTTTGAGAAAGTACTATAACCGCAGTCTCGCTGAGATCAACTTGGGTGAGGTTTTATTTGAGACGCTGCAGGTGGCGCGCGAGAACAAGCTGAAGCTACCCGGAAATATTGGCCTGTATGTTAAAGCTCTTGCTAATCTAGAGGGCGCAGCACGTACTTTTGATCCTAAGTTCAATGTTTTAGATGAAGTGAAGCCGCTGATGGGCGACCTGTTCCGTCGTCAGCTCATTGGAGAAGAACCCATTCCAACGCTGTTGCGGACGGCGCTTGATTTGAAGGGACTGACGTTGCGATCGCCCCGTCTCGCAGAACTGCTACTCGATCGGGTCACCTCCGAGACGCTGCAGTGGAATATCAACTTGGGAGGCGGCTTAGAAAGCCTGCCTGCGACTCAGGCCGATGCCGCTAACCGTCTATCTTTCAGTATTTTAGTGGGGTCTCTAATTGTGGGAGCGGCCCTGATCTCTTCAACTGAGATGACGGCGATTTATTGGTTGAGCAATACGTTGTTTGCGGTCGCTAGTTTCCTGGGTTTGTGGTTAATTATTAGTATTTTGCGCTCCGGCCAGTTGAGATAA
- a CDS encoding AbrB family transcriptional regulator — protein sequence MAKKKAVSKKKSDAEQQDTKPLTGKELLTKLQSLSHLSKREKAKECGYATVNGKGTRVNLSQFMTAILEARGLSLEPASSDGRGREATYRVKVHKNGQIVIGSAYTEKMGLQVGDEFEIKLGYKHIHLNQISEST from the coding sequence ATGGCAAAAAAGAAAGCAGTTTCCAAGAAGAAGTCTGATGCAGAGCAGCAAGATACTAAGCCCCTAACGGGTAAAGAATTACTGACCAAGCTACAGAGCCTCTCCCACCTTTCTAAGCGTGAAAAAGCAAAGGAATGTGGCTATGCAACGGTGAACGGTAAGGGAACACGAGTCAACCTTAGTCAGTTCATGACGGCAATTTTAGAGGCAAGGGGTCTGTCTCTGGAGCCAGCATCAAGTGACGGTCGGGGTCGAGAGGCAACCTATCGCGTTAAAGTTCATAAGAACGGTCAAATCGTGATCGGGTCTGCCTACACTGAAAAGATGGGATTGCAAGTGGGTGATGAGTTTGAAATCAAATTGGGATACAAGCATATTCATCTCAATCAAATTTCTGAGTCAACATAA
- a CDS encoding alpha/beta fold hydrolase: MVLWKTWLEYKKAQQEIELPAHTVAHIPVSIRYVDVGEAQKGTLLLMHGIPTWGYLYHAVIPLLVEAGYRVIAPDFLGHGWSDRRDRFDRSFQDQARMICTLLPALGLSQVHVVGHDTGGAVALILAIEHPQLVDHLVISNSVCYDRFDDDMLDFGHPLRWKPRPISDLGVALEESLAMGLSRPDRLTEDFRSGIIAPWASEEGKLSLLRNASALNANQTMALVDRHGTISAQTLILWGMDDPWQKAEDGQRLATEIPGARFELIENASHWVQQDAPEEFAIALLQFLYT, from the coding sequence ATGGTTCTCTGGAAAACCTGGCTGGAATATAAAAAGGCTCAGCAAGAGATTGAGCTACCTGCCCATACGGTTGCTCACATCCCTGTCAGCATTCGGTATGTAGATGTTGGCGAAGCTCAGAAAGGAACGCTCCTACTCATGCATGGGATTCCGACTTGGGGATATCTCTATCATGCAGTAATTCCGCTTTTGGTTGAGGCAGGGTACAGAGTGATTGCGCCTGATTTTCTGGGACATGGCTGGTCAGATCGGCGAGATCGCTTTGATCGATCCTTTCAAGATCAGGCCCGGATGATTTGTACACTGTTGCCCGCGCTGGGACTTTCGCAAGTTCACGTCGTGGGCCACGATACCGGCGGCGCAGTGGCATTGATTTTAGCTATCGAGCATCCTCAGCTTGTAGATCATCTCGTCATTTCTAACTCAGTTTGCTACGACCGCTTTGACGATGACATGCTCGACTTCGGCCATCCATTACGATGGAAGCCGCGTCCAATCTCAGACTTGGGAGTCGCTCTAGAAGAGAGCCTAGCGATGGGGCTTTCCCGTCCTGATCGTCTGACGGAAGATTTTCGATCGGGTATTATTGCACCTTGGGCCAGTGAAGAAGGCAAGCTGAGTCTGTTGCGGAATGCATCAGCTTTGAATGCAAATCAAACAATGGCTTTAGTAGATCGGCATGGAACTATTTCAGCGCAGACTCTCATTCTTTGGGGCATGGATGATCCTTGGCAAAAGGCTGAAGATGGTCAGCGGCTGGCAACAGAGATTCCTGGCGCTAGGTTTGAACTGATTGAGAATGCGTCCCATTGGGTGCAGCAAGATGCGCCTGAGGAGTTTGCGATCGCACTACTTCAGTTCCTTTACACATAA